A genome region from Anolis carolinensis isolate JA03-04 chromosome 6, rAnoCar3.1.pri, whole genome shotgun sequence includes the following:
- the LOC134292471 gene encoding zinc finger protein 436-like: MGEKSHNCPYCGKGFRRNSHLTRHLATHSGLQRPLGGKRLGQQVPEEDRPYPCNYCGKTFARSAHLARHQETHSGERPYKCTYCGKAFGRNSHLTRHHSTHTGERPYECGVCGKAFTRSAHVTRHQGTHTGERPFRCTHCGKRFTRSAHLQRHQGIHSGDKPFNCRDCGKGFTRNAHLERHRATHSGEKPFKCASCGKGFGAASHLVRHQRTHKV; this comes from the coding sequence ATGGGAGAAAAGTCCCACAACTGCCCCTACTGTGGAAAAGGTTTCCGGCGCAACTCGCATCTGACGCGCCACCTTGCCACCCACTCTGGGCTTCAGCGTCCCTTAGGTGGGAAACGCCTTGGGCAGCAAGTGCCAGAGGAAGACCGCCCGTACCCCTGTAATTATTGCGGGAAGACGTTTGCCCGCAGTGCTCACCTGGCCCGGCACCAGGAGACCCATTCTGGGGAGCGGCCATATAAATGCACCTACTGTGGGAAGGCCTTTGGTCGCAATTCCCACCTCACTCGCCACCATAGCACTCACACTGGAGAGCGGCCGTACGAGTGTGGGGTTTGTGGCAAAGCTTTCACCCGCAGTGCCCATGTCACCCGCCACCAgggaactcacactggggagcgGCCTTTCCGCTGCACTCACTGCGGGAAGCGCTTCACCCGCAGCGCCCACCTCCAGCGCCACCAGGGCATCCACAGCGGAGACAAACCCTTCAATTGCCGGGACTGTGGGAAAGGCTTCACCCGGAATGCCCACCTGGAGCGCCACCGTGCCACTCACTCAGGCGAGAAGCCTTTTAAGTGTGCCAGCTGTGGGAAAGGATTTGGGGCTGCTTCTCATCTTGTAAGGCACCAGCGGACCCATAAAGTTTAG